In a genomic window of Prochlorococcus marinus subsp. marinus str. CCMP1375:
- the obgE gene encoding Obg family GTPase CgtA has protein sequence MQFIDQARITVKAGRGGDGIVAFRREKYVPAGGPSGGDGGNGGNVVFQADSNLQTLLDFKFKQIILAENGRRGGPNKCTGASGNNIVLKVPCGTEVRHLETGIIFGDLTIDGESLVVAFGGIGGLGNAHYLSNRNRAPEKFTEGKDGEEWLLHLELKLLAEVGIIGLPNAGKSTLISVLSSARPKIADYPFTTLIPNLGVVRKPSGDGTVFADIPGLIEGAAEGIGLGHEFLRHIERTRLLIHLVDASALNPLEDIEIVENELSAYGHSLIDRPRILVLNKKELLDAKNLKKLERKLNQGSISEVISISAIMSNGLDILLNKIWSKLEI, from the coding sequence GTGCAGTTTATTGATCAAGCACGCATAACAGTCAAGGCAGGACGTGGCGGTGATGGAATTGTAGCTTTTCGAAGAGAGAAGTATGTTCCTGCAGGAGGTCCTTCAGGAGGTGATGGTGGCAATGGTGGAAATGTTGTTTTCCAAGCCGATTCAAACTTACAAACTTTGTTGGACTTTAAATTTAAGCAAATAATTCTTGCTGAGAATGGTCGGAGAGGAGGGCCTAATAAATGCACTGGTGCTTCTGGAAATAATATTGTTCTTAAAGTCCCTTGTGGAACAGAGGTTAGACATCTGGAAACCGGAATTATCTTTGGCGATTTGACTATTGATGGAGAGTCTCTTGTAGTTGCCTTTGGTGGTATCGGAGGACTTGGAAATGCTCATTATTTAAGTAATAGAAACCGTGCTCCTGAAAAATTTACGGAGGGGAAGGATGGTGAAGAGTGGTTATTGCATCTTGAATTGAAATTATTGGCAGAAGTTGGAATTATTGGCTTGCCTAATGCAGGTAAAAGTACATTGATTTCAGTGCTTTCATCTGCCAGGCCAAAAATTGCTGATTATCCTTTCACAACTTTGATCCCAAACCTTGGGGTTGTTCGTAAGCCAAGTGGAGATGGAACGGTATTCGCTGATATCCCAGGCTTAATAGAAGGAGCAGCCGAAGGAATTGGATTAGGTCACGAATTTTTAAGGCATATAGAAAGAACAAGACTCTTGATTCATCTTGTTGATGCATCTGCTTTAAATCCTTTAGAAGATATTGAAATTGTTGAAAATGAACTTTCTGCGTATGGTCATTCACTGATTGATCGTCCAAGGATTTTGGTTCTGAATAAAAAAGAGTTGTTGGATGCAAAAAACTTGAAAAAGTTGGAAAGAAAATTGAATCAGGGATCCATTTCCGAAGTAATATCAATTTCTGCGATTATGAGTAATGGGTTAGATATTCTCCTCAATAAAATTTGGTCTAAATTAGAAATTTAA
- a CDS encoding CP12 domain-containing protein — translation MKSIDEHIQKDQTEILSAKAEGNNPKVRHLEEELHSLEEYKEHHPKDKHDPNALELFCDANPDEPECLVYDD, via the coding sequence ATGAAATCAATCGACGAACACATCCAAAAAGATCAAACAGAGATTCTTTCTGCAAAAGCAGAAGGAAATAATCCGAAAGTCAGGCATCTTGAAGAAGAACTGCACTCACTTGAGGAATACAAAGAACATCATCCTAAAGACAAGCATGACCCAAACGCATTGGAGTTATTTTGTGATGCAAACCCAGACGAGCCAGAGTGCCTAGTCTACGATGATTAA
- a CDS encoding DUF2301 domain-containing membrane protein produces the protein MDKPLETEFQGIYGSYKITSSDQIEVKKYRIALLICGLSFSIGLVHWLLIGSEHAWFWFIPMTASLGYALKWIHIYIRLLHQTLQILWGIGTLGIGILILKGNSQDMLSDIASKPILTLLIGPYFAALTGLGFKEFFCFRRPEAIGLTFLLPISLGGHLLGILNNETVMLLQCISAILLVILALRKFGMDAAADIGDKSVFDHLNNQRSTQTV, from the coding sequence ATGGACAAGCCTTTAGAAACTGAATTCCAAGGAATTTATGGAAGCTATAAAATCACATCTAGTGATCAAATAGAAGTAAAGAAATACCGGATAGCTCTCTTGATTTGTGGACTATCATTCTCAATTGGATTAGTTCATTGGTTACTCATTGGTTCAGAACATGCTTGGTTTTGGTTTATACCAATGACTGCTTCTCTAGGTTATGCCCTTAAATGGATTCACATATATATTCGTTTACTACACCAAACTCTTCAAATTTTATGGGGAATCGGAACTTTAGGTATTGGAATATTGATTTTGAAAGGAAACTCTCAAGACATGTTATCTGATATTGCCTCTAAGCCAATATTGACATTATTAATTGGACCTTATTTTGCTGCTCTTACAGGCTTAGGCTTTAAAGAATTTTTTTGCTTCCGTAGACCAGAAGCCATAGGTCTAACTTTTTTGTTACCAATCAGCCTAGGAGGACATTTACTGGGAATACTCAACAATGAGACGGTCATGTTATTGCAATGTATTTCAGCTATTCTGTTAGTAATTCTGGCATTGCGAAAATTTGGAATGGATGCAGCGGCGGATATTGGAGACAAAAGTGTTTTTGATCATCTGAACAACCAAAGAAGTACTCAAACTGTCTAA
- a CDS encoding glutathione S-transferase family protein, producing the protein MSIPPAIVASARMGWKWQWNQLMNGLAPADAEGNYTRTQSQALDSKPPKAEDLLNRSSEDFPLLVVARSCPWAHRTWLLYELKDLNKSLNILIAKPNPKAGLWKIDPSWKGCKSVLEIYKLCNAPPTHRATVPVLVDPKPNNKKTPELLGNESAQLVETLNIWPTEESTPNFYPKELHEEIKDWQELLQDSVNNGVYKCGFARNQRSYEEACKTLFNSLKIVEKNLSIKGPWLCGEKLTIADIRLFPTMIRWESVYAPLFRCNQSPLTKFPNLLQWRKNFFNLPKVSKTCDSKNWRNDYFGALFPLNPSNIVPLGPNIQEIINSA; encoded by the coding sequence ATGTCAATACCTCCAGCAATAGTTGCATCCGCTCGAATGGGTTGGAAATGGCAATGGAATCAACTAATGAATGGTCTGGCTCCTGCAGATGCAGAAGGAAACTACACTCGCACGCAAAGTCAAGCACTCGATTCAAAGCCACCTAAAGCTGAGGACCTTCTCAATAGATCTTCAGAGGATTTCCCTTTGCTTGTAGTAGCACGAAGCTGTCCATGGGCACATAGGACATGGTTGCTCTATGAACTTAAGGATCTCAATAAAAGCTTGAACATACTAATTGCTAAACCTAATCCTAAAGCTGGACTATGGAAAATTGACCCTTCATGGAAGGGGTGTAAATCTGTTTTAGAAATCTATAAGCTTTGCAATGCCCCACCAACTCATAGGGCAACAGTTCCAGTTCTTGTAGATCCAAAACCAAATAATAAAAAAACCCCAGAACTACTTGGCAATGAAAGTGCTCAACTTGTAGAAACGCTAAATATATGGCCAACCGAAGAAAGTACTCCCAACTTTTATCCAAAGGAACTACATGAAGAAATTAAGGATTGGCAAGAATTGCTACAAGATTCAGTAAATAACGGTGTATATAAATGTGGTTTTGCGAGAAATCAAAGATCCTATGAAGAAGCATGCAAAACCTTATTCAATTCTCTTAAAATAGTAGAAAAAAATCTATCCATAAAGGGGCCTTGGTTATGTGGAGAAAAATTAACTATTGCTGACATAAGATTATTCCCAACAATGATTCGTTGGGAATCTGTTTATGCTCCATTATTTCGCTGCAATCAATCACCTCTAACTAAATTCCCAAATCTTTTACAGTGGAGAAAAAATTTTTTCAATCTCCCTAAAGTATCAAAAACTTGTGATTCCAAAAATTGGCGCAATGACTATTTTGGTGCACTTTTCCCACTTAATCCAAGCAATATTGTTCCTCTAGGACCTAATATCCAAGAAATAATTAACTCTGCATGA
- a CDS encoding aspartoacylase — translation MSGIQVLLVAGTHGNEINAPWLFEQWKQKDSLINTHNINIQTVIGNPVALEQGKRYVDRDLNRSFRKDLLLSSDLNAAEHFRALELVSEYGPNGNNPCQIAIDFHSTTSSMGSSLVVYGRRPADLAIVSLIQNHLGLPIYLHEGDNAQSGFLVESWPCGFVVEVGPVPQGLLHFQIINQTLLTLDSCLKEISNVINSKTVYPEQLIVHRHLKNIDFPRDSSGVPSSLVHKDIQGRDWYPIKNGHPLFESLSGDLTLLLEGGLEEEFVPVFINEAAYAEKNIAMSLTKKEMWDVQKDWINDLSKLLNP, via the coding sequence ATGTCTGGCATACAAGTGCTATTGGTTGCAGGTACTCATGGTAATGAAATAAATGCGCCTTGGCTTTTTGAACAATGGAAGCAAAAAGATTCTTTAATTAATACACATAACATTAATATTCAAACTGTTATCGGTAATCCTGTAGCACTAGAGCAAGGTAAAAGATATGTAGATAGAGATTTAAATAGAAGTTTCAGAAAAGATCTTTTGCTGTCTTCAGATCTTAATGCCGCAGAGCACTTTCGTGCTTTGGAACTCGTTAGCGAATATGGACCAAATGGCAATAATCCATGTCAAATAGCAATTGATTTTCATAGCACTACATCTTCGATGGGATCTAGTCTTGTGGTCTATGGGCGACGTCCAGCTGATTTAGCAATAGTCTCACTAATTCAAAATCACCTTGGCCTCCCAATTTATTTGCATGAAGGTGATAATGCTCAGTCAGGGTTTTTAGTTGAATCTTGGCCTTGTGGCTTTGTGGTTGAAGTAGGTCCTGTGCCCCAGGGTTTACTGCATTTTCAAATTATTAATCAGACTTTGTTGACGTTAGATTCGTGTTTAAAAGAAATTTCTAATGTAATTAATTCCAAAACTGTTTACCCAGAGCAGTTAATAGTTCATAGACATTTGAAAAATATTGATTTCCCTAGAGATTCCTCAGGGGTACCTTCTTCACTAGTGCATAAAGATATTCAAGGTAGAGATTGGTACCCAATAAAGAATGGTCATCCTTTGTTTGAAAGTTTAAGCGGTGATCTGACACTACTATTAGAGGGGGGCTTAGAAGAGGAGTTTGTTCCAGTATTTATTAATGAGGCTGCCTATGCTGAGAAAAATATTGCAATGAGTCTAACCAAGAAGGAAATGTGGGACGTTCAAAAGGATTGGATAAATGACTTGTCCAAATTATTGAATCCTTAA
- the psbA gene encoding photosystem II q(b) protein, whose product MTTIRQQRSSLLKGWPQFCEWVTSTDNRIYVGWFGVLMIPCLLAAAICFVVAFIAAPPVDIDGIREPVAGSFLYGNNIISGAVVPSSNAIGLHFYPIWEAATLDEWLYNGGPYQLVIFHFLIGICGWMGRQWELSYRLGMRPWICVAYSAPVSAAFAVFLVYPFGQGSFSDGMPLGISGTFNFMFVFQAEHNILMHPFHMAGVAGMFGGSLFSAMHGSLVTSSLIRETTETESQNYGYKFGQEEETYNIVAAHGYFGRLIFQYASFNNSRSLHFFLAIFPVVCVWLTSMGICTMAFNLNGFNFNQSVVDANGKVVPTWGDVLNRANLGMEVMHERNAHNFPLDLAAAESTSVALVAPSIG is encoded by the coding sequence ATGACCACCATTAGGCAGCAGCGTTCTTCGTTGCTAAAAGGTTGGCCGCAGTTCTGTGAGTGGGTTACATCCACTGATAACCGAATTTATGTCGGTTGGTTCGGTGTATTGATGATTCCTTGCCTTCTAGCGGCAGCTATTTGTTTTGTAGTTGCGTTTATTGCAGCTCCTCCAGTTGATATTGACGGCATTCGTGAGCCTGTAGCAGGATCTTTCCTTTATGGGAACAACATCATTTCAGGTGCTGTAGTTCCTTCTAGTAATGCAATAGGTCTTCACTTCTACCCAATTTGGGAAGCTGCAACACTCGATGAGTGGCTTTATAACGGCGGTCCTTACCAGCTTGTTATTTTCCACTTCCTTATTGGTATTTGCGGTTGGATGGGTCGTCAATGGGAACTTTCATACCGATTAGGTATGCGCCCATGGATCTGTGTTGCTTATTCAGCTCCTGTATCAGCTGCTTTTGCAGTATTCCTTGTTTACCCATTTGGTCAGGGTTCTTTCTCTGATGGAATGCCTCTAGGGATATCAGGAACATTTAACTTTATGTTTGTGTTCCAAGCAGAGCACAACATACTTATGCATCCTTTCCATATGGCAGGAGTTGCAGGTATGTTTGGCGGAAGCTTGTTTTCAGCTATGCATGGTTCTTTGGTGACTTCTTCACTTATTCGTGAAACCACCGAGACTGAGTCTCAGAACTATGGTTATAAGTTTGGACAAGAGGAAGAGACCTATAACATCGTTGCAGCTCATGGCTACTTCGGTCGCTTAATCTTCCAATATGCGAGTTTTAATAACAGCCGCAGTCTTCACTTCTTCTTAGCAATTTTCCCTGTTGTATGTGTTTGGCTAACCTCTATGGGCATTTGCACCATGGCGTTTAACCTTAACGGCTTCAACTTTAATCAGTCCGTCGTTGACGCAAATGGCAAGGTTGTTCCTACTTGGGGAGATGTACTTAACCGTGCGAACCTAGGCATGGAAGTTATGCACGAGCGTAATGCTCATAATTTCCCTCTTGACCTAGCAGCTGCTGAATCCACCTCTGTGGCTTTAGTTGCTCCTTCAATTGGTTGA
- the aroC gene encoding chorismate synthase produces the protein MGSSFGDLFRVSTFGESHGGSVGVIVEGCPPRLEIDLEKIQEELDRRRPGQSKITTPRKELDQVEILSGIANRETLGTPIAMIVRNRDQRPSDYKEMKNIFRPSHADGTYHLKYGIQAPSGGGRASARETIGRVAAGAIAKQLLQKVQNTQILAWVKRIHNIEAEIDINTIGFADIESNIVRCPNQDVAKLMIQRIEEISRDGDSCGGLIECVVRNVPAGLGMPVFDKLEADLSKALMSLPATKGFEVGSGFRGTFLKGSEHNDAFIAGDKNRLRTATNNSGGIQGGISNGEPIILRVGFKPTATIRKDQQTIDSEGKQITLASKGRHDPCVLPRAVPMVEAMVSIVLADHLLRQRGQCSLW, from the coding sequence ATGGGAAGTAGTTTTGGCGATTTATTTCGAGTAAGCACATTTGGTGAATCACATGGTGGTTCAGTTGGAGTGATTGTAGAAGGGTGTCCCCCAAGACTTGAAATAGATCTTGAAAAAATACAAGAAGAGCTTGATAGAAGAAGGCCAGGACAAAGTAAAATCACCACTCCTCGCAAAGAATTAGACCAAGTAGAGATTTTAAGCGGAATAGCTAATAGAGAAACGCTTGGTACTCCAATAGCCATGATTGTTAGGAACAGAGATCAACGGCCAAGTGATTATAAAGAGATGAAAAATATTTTCAGGCCCTCTCATGCAGATGGTACTTATCATTTGAAATATGGAATTCAAGCTCCGAGTGGAGGAGGTAGGGCTTCCGCTAGAGAAACGATAGGTCGAGTTGCCGCAGGCGCAATAGCTAAACAGCTTCTTCAAAAGGTTCAAAATACTCAAATACTTGCTTGGGTTAAGCGTATTCACAATATTGAAGCTGAAATCGATATTAATACCATTGGTTTTGCAGATATTGAATCCAATATTGTGCGTTGCCCAAATCAAGATGTTGCGAAGCTAATGATTCAAAGAATTGAGGAAATAAGCAGAGATGGTGATTCTTGTGGCGGTCTTATTGAATGTGTGGTTAGGAATGTCCCTGCAGGTCTTGGGATGCCTGTTTTTGACAAATTAGAAGCTGATCTTTCTAAAGCTTTGATGTCTCTCCCAGCAACTAAAGGGTTTGAAGTTGGCTCTGGCTTTAGAGGCACATTCCTTAAGGGAAGTGAGCACAATGATGCATTTATCGCAGGAGATAAAAACCGCTTAAGAACAGCTACTAATAATTCTGGTGGGATTCAAGGTGGTATTAGTAATGGCGAGCCAATAATCCTTAGAGTTGGATTTAAACCTACAGCTACGATTCGCAAAGATCAGCAAACAATTGATTCAGAAGGGAAACAAATAACTCTTGCTTCAAAAGGTAGACATGATCCCTGTGTTTTGCCTAGAGCAGTCCCAATGGTTGAAGCTATGGTTTCGATTGTTTTAGCTGATCATCTTTTACGACAAAGAGGCCAATGTAGCCTTTGGTAG
- a CDS encoding bifunctional 4-hydroxy-2-oxoglutarate aldolase/2-dehydro-3-deoxy-phosphogluconate aldolase, which produces MLNIFKSSSSEIWQQKQDELIASLTYQPLLIVLRITEDDLDNLEIKSFLTLIKTLQSLGVRNIEIAWSSHKNWIKFIQEIKKEFKEISFGAASITNSNSLELITKLGFNYAMSPCWDIELQKRAKALGQALVPGVLSPSDIQQAKNFGYRIIKLFPASVIGINYLNQIKASINPLPFVIAAGGMSIININSWLEQGYGAIAVGRELIQKESVDPQLAEWLKATPNFSTN; this is translated from the coding sequence TTGCTGAATATATTTAAATCTAGCTCATCCGAAATATGGCAACAAAAACAAGATGAATTAATTGCATCTTTAACTTATCAGCCTTTATTAATTGTCTTGCGAATCACTGAAGACGATCTTGATAATCTTGAAATCAAATCATTTTTAACTTTAATAAAAACACTGCAATCTTTAGGAGTTAGAAATATTGAAATTGCTTGGTCTTCTCACAAAAACTGGATTAAATTCATACAAGAAATAAAAAAAGAATTTAAAGAAATATCATTTGGAGCTGCATCTATTACTAATTCAAACTCCTTAGAGTTAATTACAAAACTTGGATTTAATTATGCAATGTCACCTTGTTGGGATATTGAACTTCAAAAGAGAGCTAAAGCATTGGGTCAAGCTTTAGTGCCTGGTGTCTTATCTCCTTCAGATATTCAACAAGCAAAAAACTTTGGATATCGAATAATCAAGCTATTCCCTGCCTCAGTTATAGGAATAAATTACCTAAATCAAATAAAGGCTTCAATTAATCCTTTGCCATTTGTTATAGCTGCAGGAGGAATGTCAATCATCAATATAAACAGTTGGTTAGAACAAGGGTATGGCGCTATCGCAGTTGGAAGAGAGTTAATACAAAAAGAATCTGTAGACCCCCAGCTGGCAGAATGGTTAAAAGCAACCCCTAATTTTTCCACTAATTAA
- the ftsH gene encoding ATP-dependent zinc metalloprotease FtsH: MNKRWRNIALYFLIVVLVIFVGTAFLDRPNQSQESRTLRYSDFIEAVQENQISRVFISPDNGTAQIIENDGGRAAVNLAPDNDLLQLLTEHDVDIAVQPPQQANPWQQAASSLLFPILLLGGLFFLFRRSQGGAGGGNPAMSFGKSKARLQMEPSTQVTFGDVAGIEGAKLELAEVVDFLKNPDRFTAVGAKIPKGVLLVGPPGTGKTLLAKAVAGEAAVPFFSISGSEFVEMFVGVGASRVRDLFEQAKKNAPCIVFIDEIDAVGRQRGAGLGGGNDEREQTLNQLLTEMDGFEGNTGIIIVAATNRPDVLDSALLRPGRFDRQVVVDRPDYLGRLQILKVHAREKTLSKDVDLDQVARRTPGFTGADLANLLNESAILAARREHTEVSNIEISDAIERVMAGPEKKDRVMSNKRKELVAYHEAGHALVGAVMPDYDPVQKISIIPRGQAGGLTFFTPSEERMESGLYSRSYLQNQMAVALGGRVAEEIVYGEDEVTTGASNDLKQVAQVARQMVTRFGMSEKLGPVALGRSQGGMFLGRDIAAERDFSEDTAATIDDEVSCLVDIAYKRATKALLENRSVLDELAEMLIEKETVDSEDLQQLLIKRKVKVAEYI, encoded by the coding sequence GAGGCAGTACAAGAGAATCAAATTAGTAGGGTTTTCATTTCTCCTGACAATGGAACTGCTCAGATCATTGAGAATGATGGAGGCAGAGCAGCAGTAAATCTTGCCCCAGATAATGATCTCTTACAACTACTTACTGAACATGATGTCGATATTGCTGTTCAACCTCCTCAACAAGCAAACCCTTGGCAGCAAGCTGCAAGCAGTTTACTTTTTCCAATACTTCTATTAGGAGGCCTATTCTTTCTATTCAGACGTTCTCAAGGCGGAGCTGGAGGAGGTAATCCAGCCATGAGTTTTGGCAAAAGCAAAGCTCGCCTTCAAATGGAACCGTCTACACAAGTCACTTTTGGAGATGTCGCGGGTATAGAAGGAGCAAAATTAGAATTAGCTGAAGTAGTTGATTTCTTAAAGAATCCTGATCGATTTACTGCAGTAGGAGCCAAGATCCCAAAAGGGGTACTGCTTGTAGGGCCTCCAGGAACAGGAAAAACACTTTTAGCTAAGGCCGTTGCAGGGGAAGCAGCAGTCCCATTTTTCTCAATATCAGGCTCTGAGTTTGTAGAAATGTTTGTAGGTGTTGGTGCCAGCAGAGTACGAGATCTTTTTGAACAAGCAAAAAAGAATGCACCTTGCATAGTATTTATTGATGAAATTGATGCTGTTGGACGTCAAAGAGGGGCTGGCTTAGGAGGAGGCAATGATGAAAGAGAGCAAACTCTTAATCAATTGCTTACTGAAATGGATGGATTTGAAGGCAATACAGGAATTATTATTGTTGCTGCTACAAATAGACCAGATGTTCTTGACTCTGCTTTATTAAGACCTGGACGTTTTGATAGACAAGTTGTTGTTGATAGACCTGACTATTTAGGGCGTCTCCAAATATTAAAAGTACACGCTAGAGAAAAAACTTTGTCGAAAGATGTTGACCTTGATCAAGTCGCAAGAAGGACTCCAGGGTTCACAGGGGCAGATTTAGCTAATTTACTCAATGAATCTGCAATTCTTGCTGCTAGAAGAGAACATACAGAAGTAAGCAATATAGAGATTAGCGATGCTATTGAACGAGTAATGGCAGGCCCTGAGAAAAAAGATCGCGTAATGAGTAACAAACGAAAAGAACTTGTTGCTTATCACGAAGCTGGTCACGCTCTCGTTGGAGCAGTTATGCCAGACTATGATCCAGTCCAAAAAATATCGATTATCCCAAGAGGTCAAGCCGGTGGATTAACTTTTTTCACTCCCAGCGAAGAAAGAATGGAATCTGGTCTCTATTCAAGGTCATATCTTCAAAACCAAATGGCAGTAGCTCTAGGTGGGCGAGTAGCAGAAGAAATTGTCTATGGAGAAGATGAAGTCACCACTGGAGCTTCTAATGACTTAAAACAAGTTGCACAAGTAGCAAGACAAATGGTCACACGTTTTGGCATGAGTGAAAAATTAGGCCCGGTGGCATTAGGTCGTTCTCAAGGAGGAATGTTTCTCGGTCGTGATATTGCAGCAGAAAGAGATTTCTCAGAAGATACGGCTGCAACCATTGACGATGAAGTATCTTGTTTAGTTGATATTGCCTATAAACGAGCAACCAAAGCACTGCTTGAAAATAGATCTGTACTTGATGAACTCGCTGAAATGCTTATTGAAAAAGAAACTGTTGATTCTGAAGATCTACAACAACTGTTAATCAAGCGTAAAGTGAAAGTTGCTGAATATATTTAA